One region of Trinickia violacea genomic DNA includes:
- a CDS encoding acyl-ACP desaturase, protein MNTMLYPELYKSLESVRWDMEKDIPWDKFDASLLTDEQAATIKMNAITEWSALPATEMFLRDNHHDSDFSAFMSVWFFEEQKHSLVLMEYLRRFKPEMVPTEAELHAVRFEFDPAPPLETLMLHFCGEIRLNHWYRRAAEWHTEPVIKHIYETISRDEARHGGAYLRYMKKAMGNFGDVARAAFAKIGVLMASARRTEKPLHPTNLHVNQSLFPRDTIQSRLPDPEWLERWLDEQIRFDDGWEKKVVERILHNMSLLFERTFTTAQELNRYRKEVVARLQTEQGSAQQQPA, encoded by the coding sequence ATGAACACCATGCTTTATCCGGAACTTTACAAATCGCTCGAGTCCGTCCGATGGGACATGGAGAAAGACATTCCCTGGGACAAGTTCGACGCGTCGCTGTTGACCGACGAGCAGGCGGCGACGATCAAGATGAACGCGATCACCGAGTGGTCCGCGCTGCCCGCAACGGAAATGTTCCTGCGCGACAATCATCACGACAGCGATTTTTCGGCGTTCATGAGCGTGTGGTTCTTCGAAGAGCAGAAGCATTCGCTCGTGCTGATGGAGTACCTGCGCCGCTTCAAGCCCGAGATGGTGCCGACCGAAGCGGAACTTCACGCGGTGCGCTTCGAATTCGATCCGGCGCCGCCGCTCGAAACGCTGATGCTGCACTTCTGCGGCGAAATCCGCCTCAATCACTGGTATCGCCGTGCCGCCGAATGGCACACCGAGCCGGTCATCAAGCACATCTACGAAACGATTTCGCGCGATGAAGCGCGTCATGGCGGCGCGTACCTGCGCTACATGAAGAAGGCGATGGGCAATTTCGGCGACGTCGCGCGCGCGGCGTTCGCGAAGATCGGCGTGCTGATGGCGTCGGCGCGCCGCACCGAAAAGCCGCTGCACCCCACGAATCTGCACGTGAACCAGTCGCTGTTCCCGCGCGACACGATCCAATCGCGCCTGCCCGATCCCGAGTGGCTCGAGCGCTGGCTCGACGAGCAGATCCGCTTCGACGACGGCTGGGAGAAGAAGGTGGTCGAGCGCATTCTGCACAACATGTCGCTCTTGTTCGAGCGCACGTTCACGACGGCGCAGGAACTGAACCGCTATCGCAAGGAAGTCGTGGCGCGTCTGCAGACCGAACAAGGTTCGGCTCAACAGCAGCCCGCTTGA
- the rfaE2 gene encoding D-glycero-beta-D-manno-heptose 1-phosphate adenylyltransferase, with translation MPATFERKLVTREALVQLRPTLKGPVVFTNGVFDILHRGHVTYLADAKALGACLIVGVNSDASVRMLGKGDDRPINQQDDRMALLAALESVDWVVRFDEKTPIELIEAVHPDVLVKGGDYDMDALPESVLVRGWGGKALAIPFEHERSTTALLKKVRTSGN, from the coding sequence ATGCCAGCCACTTTCGAACGCAAGCTCGTCACGCGTGAAGCGCTCGTCCAGCTTCGCCCGACGCTCAAGGGGCCCGTCGTCTTCACGAACGGCGTTTTCGACATCCTGCATCGCGGGCACGTCACCTACCTGGCGGACGCCAAGGCGCTCGGCGCGTGTCTGATCGTCGGCGTGAACAGCGATGCGTCGGTGCGGATGCTCGGCAAGGGCGACGATCGTCCCATCAACCAGCAGGACGACCGCATGGCGCTGCTTGCGGCGCTGGAAAGCGTCGACTGGGTGGTGCGATTCGACGAGAAGACCCCGATCGAGTTGATCGAGGCGGTGCACCCCGACGTGCTCGTGAAGGGCGGCGACTACGACATGGACGCGCTGCCGGAATCGGTGCTCGTGCGCGGCTGGGGCGGCAAGGCGCTCGCGATTCCGTTCGAGCACGAGCGCTCGACGACCGCCCTGCTCAAGAAGGTGCGGACGTCTGGCAACTAG
- a CDS encoding type III pantothenate kinase: protein MRGAPFLLIDAGNSRVKWALADASGALTQSGVFAHEPASAEAALADEPAWSSLPAPGSAWISNVAGDAVAARLAALIDQHWPGLPRTTIRSAQAQCGVTNSYAEPERLGSDRWAGMIGARAAFPGEPLLIATLGTATTLEALRADGLFAGGLIAPGWSLMMHSLGQHTAQLPTLSAQSARGLIDGKSERDWFATDTPHALSAGCLLAQAGLIERAWRELSEAWSTPVRLVLGGGAADEIALALAIPHTRHDGLVLSGLALIAAAGDDV, encoded by the coding sequence ATGCGCGGCGCACCGTTCCTGCTGATCGACGCGGGCAACAGCCGGGTCAAGTGGGCGCTCGCCGATGCGAGCGGCGCGCTGACGCAAAGCGGCGTGTTTGCCCACGAGCCGGCCTCCGCCGAAGCGGCGCTTGCCGACGAGCCCGCGTGGTCCTCGCTGCCGGCGCCCGGCAGCGCGTGGATCTCGAACGTGGCCGGCGACGCCGTCGCCGCGCGGCTCGCGGCGCTGATCGACCAGCATTGGCCCGGCCTGCCGCGCACGACGATCCGCTCGGCCCAAGCGCAATGCGGTGTCACGAACAGCTACGCCGAGCCCGAGCGGCTCGGCAGCGACCGCTGGGCCGGGATGATCGGCGCACGCGCGGCGTTTCCGGGCGAACCGCTGCTGATCGCGACGCTCGGCACGGCGACGACGCTCGAAGCCTTGCGCGCCGACGGCCTGTTCGCGGGCGGATTGATCGCGCCGGGCTGGTCGCTGATGATGCATTCGCTCGGCCAGCACACGGCGCAGTTGCCGACCCTCTCGGCTCAATCGGCACGCGGCCTGATCGACGGCAAAAGCGAGCGCGACTGGTTCGCGACGGACACGCCGCATGCGTTGTCGGCGGGGTGCCTGCTCGCGCAGGCGGGGTTGATCGAACGCGCGTGGCGCGAATTGAGCGAGGCGTGGAGCACGCCCGTGCGGCTCGTGCTGGGCGGTGGCGCGGCCGATGAAATCGCGCTCGCGCTTGCGATTCCGCATACGCGGCATGACGGTCTCGTGCTGTCCGGGCTCGCGCTGATCGCGGCGGCAGGCGATGATGTGTGA
- a CDS encoding biotin--[acetyl-CoA-carboxylase] ligase, which yields MNDTHSLFASSGASAGTSGAWRIDRERAAERFVPAVHNWTIEIVDETGSTNADLMAELKSLSRDALALRSPAVRVAYRQTAGRGRQGRPWFGEPGNALMLSLGCVLPQPLEGLAGLSLAVGTALVEGLRTLPLEGDGNGETKVALKWPNDILLDGGKLAGILIETAWSTPGASAVVIGAGINVQGAEALAAQVDALQSGVAAQARATQPAALSQAWPGANLTDTFVAALNALDGALAQFSSEGFAPFAERWSAYHAYAGREVVLLEQGAEVARGIALGVDALGQLLLDTADGVRPIATGDVSLRLAENA from the coding sequence ATGAATGACACCCACTCCCTTTTTGCTTCGAGCGGCGCGTCCGCCGGAACCAGCGGCGCCTGGCGCATCGACCGTGAACGCGCCGCCGAGCGCTTCGTCCCCGCCGTGCACAACTGGACGATCGAGATCGTCGACGAAACCGGTTCGACCAATGCCGACTTGATGGCGGAATTGAAAAGCCTGTCGCGCGACGCGTTGGCACTTCGCTCGCCCGCCGTGCGCGTCGCGTATCGCCAGACCGCCGGCCGCGGACGCCAAGGACGCCCGTGGTTCGGCGAGCCGGGCAACGCACTCATGCTTTCGCTCGGTTGCGTGCTGCCACAGCCGCTCGAAGGGCTCGCGGGATTGAGCCTTGCCGTCGGGACCGCGCTCGTCGAGGGCTTGCGCACGCTCCCGCTCGAGGGCGACGGCAATGGTGAGACAAAGGTCGCGCTGAAGTGGCCGAACGATATCTTGCTCGACGGCGGCAAGCTCGCAGGCATCCTGATCGAAACCGCGTGGAGCACGCCCGGCGCGAGCGCCGTCGTGATCGGCGCGGGCATCAACGTGCAAGGCGCCGAAGCGCTCGCCGCGCAAGTCGATGCGCTGCAATCCGGTGTAGCGGCGCAGGCGCGCGCGACGCAGCCCGCGGCGCTCTCGCAAGCGTGGCCCGGCGCGAATCTCACCGATACGTTCGTCGCCGCGCTCAACGCGCTCGATGGTGCGCTCGCGCAATTTTCGTCAGAAGGATTCGCGCCTTTTGCCGAACGCTGGTCCGCGTATCACGCGTACGCGGGACGCGAAGTCGTGCTGCTCGAACAGGGCGCCGAAGTGGCGCGCGGCATCGCGCTCGGCGTCGACGCACTGGGCCAGCTCCTGCTCGACACCGCCGACGGCGTGCGGCCGATCGCAACGGGCGACGTCTCGCTGCGTCTCGCGGAGAACGCCTAG
- a CDS encoding MlaE family ABC transporter permease, with protein MNFDTPPGLRVDSGTAGKIIRLSGQWTALALARDRDRAKGAMARLRAQRDPGRGQWDLSAIERMDHVGGQALWSVWGRQLPERIELTDTQRDIFDRIALLDSQREEAEPVEHTDPITGLGLSIFAFFEHLQGGVALFGRVVLDVISVVKKPKTMPWTEISANIYSTGTQALPITALVAFLIGIVLSYLSAQQLRLFGANQYIVNILGLSVIRELGPVLSAILVAGRSGSAITAQIGVMRVTEELDAMRVMGIPHGLRIILPRVIALGVAMPLLVMWTNIVALAGGALAAKLVLGIDMSYFARALPGVVPIANLWIGLGKGVAFGMLIAIVACHFGFRIKANSQSLGEGTTTSVVTSITVVILADAVFAILFQNVGLG; from the coding sequence TTGAACTTCGATACCCCACCTGGCCTGCGCGTCGATAGCGGCACTGCGGGCAAGATCATCCGGCTGTCCGGGCAGTGGACGGCGCTGGCGCTCGCGCGCGATCGCGACCGCGCCAAGGGCGCCATGGCGCGCCTGCGCGCGCAACGCGATCCGGGACGCGGCCAATGGGACTTGTCGGCGATCGAGCGGATGGATCACGTGGGCGGTCAGGCGCTGTGGAGCGTGTGGGGACGCCAGCTCCCCGAGCGCATCGAACTCACCGATACGCAGCGCGACATCTTCGATCGCATCGCCTTGCTCGACAGCCAGCGCGAGGAGGCGGAGCCGGTCGAGCACACCGATCCCATCACGGGCCTGGGCCTTTCGATCTTCGCGTTCTTCGAGCATTTGCAAGGCGGTGTCGCGCTGTTCGGCCGCGTCGTGCTCGACGTGATCTCGGTGGTCAAGAAGCCGAAGACCATGCCGTGGACCGAGATCTCAGCGAACATCTACAGCACCGGTACGCAGGCGCTGCCGATCACCGCGCTCGTCGCGTTCCTGATCGGCATCGTGCTCTCGTACTTGTCCGCGCAGCAGCTGCGCCTGTTCGGCGCGAACCAGTACATCGTCAACATCCTCGGGCTGTCGGTGATTCGCGAGCTCGGGCCGGTGCTCTCGGCGATTCTCGTCGCGGGCCGTTCGGGCTCGGCGATCACCGCGCAGATCGGCGTGATGCGCGTCACCGAAGAGCTCGACGCGATGCGCGTGATGGGCATCCCGCATGGTCTGCGCATCATCCTGCCGCGCGTGATCGCGCTCGGCGTGGCGATGCCGCTCCTCGTCATGTGGACCAACATCGTCGCGCTCGCGGGCGGCGCGCTCGCCGCGAAGCTCGTGCTCGGCATCGACATGTCGTATTTCGCGCGTGCGCTGCCGGGCGTGGTGCCGATCGCGAACCTGTGGATCGGGCTCGGCAAGGGCGTCGCGTTCGGCATGCTGATCGCGATCGTCGCGTGTCATTTCGGTTTCCGGATCAAGGCGAACTCGCAGAGCTTGGGCGAGGGCACGACAACCTCGGTCGTCACCTCGATCACGGTCGTGATCCTCGCGGACGCCGTGTTCGCGATCCTCTTTCAGAACGTGGGGCTCGGATGA